The genomic stretch ATTCATGAACATATCAATAAAAAAGTCAATGTCCAGAGCAAGGGTAGAGCCAGCTGAGGCTGAAGACGATAACATCTCTGCTGCCTGGGACGAAATCCCCCCCTGCATCATCTGAGCAGATAATTCCATGGCCGCGGTAATTGCCCCGGAATTCAGGATAATAGGCAGAAAGAAAATTGCTCTTACGACGGTTCTTCCCTTAAATTTTTTGTTGAGTAGTATTGCCATAAATAAGCTGAAGAAAGTAATTAACGGAACATCCACCAGCATATCCAGTACGGAAGTCGTAAGTATCTGTTTAAAAGTACCATGAACGCGGAAGGCATAACGGAAATTCTCCCAACCCACATTTGTAAGACTGTAACCGCCATTTAAAGCATCCATATTCAACTCAGAAAAGGCAAACTGTCCTGCCAGAAGTATGGATCTGACATAAAAGACCAGAAATCCAACAAACCAGGGAAGAATAAATAAAAATCCTGTCATCTTACGTTTTTGGAGAAGGGTCATTTTTTTCTTTCTATTCATTTCGTCTCCTCCAATCGATAGCCTTCTGCCGGTACCTCATACCCATCCGTCAGCTGTGCTGTATCACTGTAGTTGATATAGATAATGACACCATTGTCATAAGTAACCTTTCTTACTCCATTTGAGAGGATTTCATGATTCTGCATCACTGCTCCCCTTACCTGACTTAATGGTTCATTAACCTGTTTGTATATTGCAATTGCATCAGTCTTCCAAACTCCGAAAGTAGTCGCATAATATCTGTTTAATCCGGTATTCTTCATCTTGTTTGATTCTTCCCAGGTGAAAATATAATGAGGCGATGCTCCGCTTTCTATCATTTTAAGCACAGTTTCCTTCATGCCTTCTTTGTCCTCATAATTTAACAGTTCTGTAGAATAGGAAATACTGCCATGAAGAATCATTTCATAAAGTGGAATCCGTTCATCTACTAGGAGGAAATTATTTTGTTCAATGGGTACGTTTATAATATCTGAACTGTATGCAAAGCTATAATCATTGGCACTATTAGTCATCAGCTTCTTACCGGTACCTTTTAGCAAGTCAAGCTGTCCTAACACCACTTTAAGCGCTTCTTCCCTGTCAATTATATTCGTACGTTTTTTATCAGAATAAACGATATTTCCCAGATCTCTTAAGGAGATACCTTCTATGTCATAGCCCTTAATTTCTTTTACGAATTTACTCACATATCTGGGCAGATATCTGGGTGATAGCAGATTGTAGACCGTCTCCATATACCCAAGACTTGAAGTACTTCTTAAGGTCGTAGGATTTACCTGCCCTAAGGCTACCACATAACCTGCTCCGTAATACTTAGAGGCTTCTGCATTATAGTTAAAATCCTTATCAGCATAGGTTATCTGTTGCAGGGCAACATCTGCATATAGTTTTCCGCCGTGTTTCTTTAAAGTTTCACCAAGGCTTTCAAGCTCCGATTTTCCTCCAAGTTTTCCAGGAATCTTTATCTTATCAGCTGTATTATGATAATACCCGCCGTTAAACCAACCTTGCAGATTCATCACCTGGTTGTTTATTCCCTGCACTGCCAGTTCCTCAGATATCTTGCCAGCCTGATCAAAAGTAGTCATGGAAAAGGTATGAAGATACTGTTTCCCAAGAAAATGAGCCGTTTCCTTTACCCCGCTGATAATATCATAATAAAAGGGGATATCTCCGGTCTGTGTGTCAGGAGTAAGTACACCTTTTGCTATCAGCTTTTCTCTGTAATAACCTGCAAGGCCTGCATAACCCTTATATTCCTCTGTCAGGAAAGTATATTTTACTTCCAGATTGGCATCATATAGCTCCGGCTCCAGTACTAATACGTCCTGGCTGGTATTTCCGAACATCCTTAGATTATCGGCTGTACGAAGCACAAACGTTGGATACGCATAATTATACTCATTATATACACCAGAAATTCCGGCTGTTATCAGCGAAAGACTTGCTCCGCTTTCAATGGTTACCAGCACAGAGGACTTCTCTCTGCAGATTCCAAACAATGGTAGTTTGGCACTTATACTGTTCTCCGTAGTCGTATAATTTGCAGCCAGCGGATCAATGTCATAGACATATTGTGAATAAGAAGCTGCTGTGATCTTTCCGTTATTAAAATCAATCAAAGAACCGGAACCATTTGGTACCACCATATAGCCATTTTCTGTTGTATTCGCAGCTGCCATATAACGCAGTAACTGAATCCGGTAAATTGATCCGCCGCCGTATTCTTCGATGGCAGACACTGGAATGGACACCTTTAATCCATCTTCCACAAGCCTGTATTCCAAAGGAATCTGAAAGGAAATGGGTAATATGGTTTCAACACCTGCAAGTTCCATTTGTTCTTCATATTCCTCATTTGTCCAGCCAATCGAATCAAGCCATTCCTGAATTTTTTTGATGGTTTTGGGATTCTTCTTAACAACACCATTAAGTTCCAGCATATCCTTTGTAGTAGAACTTTCTATGTAATACCTCTCTAAGGATACGGAATCCTTCTCTGAAAGTTTTCCAAGGATTTCTTCTAATTTTTCACTGGTAATGTATATTGGGATGATACCGGTCTTACTGCTATTAAAGTCTCCCAGACGGTAAATATAACGAAGTCCATTTTTAAGACTCTCAACCGTTACCTGTCCTTTTTCTACCGCCATGCTGTAGGAATCATAGGTACCTGATTTTACCTCGGGATTATAATAATTTAGGATAAATTGGGATTTAAGATAATTCATATTGGCATCGTTGGCAATGCTATCCTCTTCTGCCGCTGGAGGATTGGAGTAACTTATTTCTCCATTTCTCTTATCATAAATTGCAACTGCAGCAGTGGCAGTATCCGTATACAATTTTAAAAACTCATTTTCACATACTAATTCCATCCCGGGTACGTCTGTTTTATTTTCTTTTACCGGTTGGTACTCTTCTCCGGTTTCATAATCGTAACTTGTCAGATAATCTCTGTACTTGTCGTAAGCCAGATAATGAATGGCATAATAGATTAGATAGATTATTCCAACTATCAGCACAGTACTCAAGACACAAAGCACGATTTTCTTCATCAGGCTGAAGGGCCGATGGTGTTGCTTCTTAATCAAAGTCTTCATGCTTACGCCTCCTAAGTTCTAAATATTATCTCAGTGTAGATACTCCGAATAAATGTCACTACCATGCCCAGAAGATTTGACAGGAGCAATAGCAGAAAGATAATTACCAACATGGCTAAGAAGGTAATAAATAAGGTGCCTAAGGTTTTCCCCAATGTATAGTTATGTACCTGCATAATACCGATGAGCATTAAAAGGATACCAAATACAATTCCTGCCCCCAGGAGCAACACATAAAAAGGCTGTTCATCATCTGCAATAAACCAACTAATCAAGGTACCGGCAGCCAGTACCGTACTCATGGGTACGGTACTGTAGCCGACAGCTATTGCAATGTCCTTCATTCTGCCTTCACCATTCATCAGACAGGTCA from Anaerocolumna sp. AGMB13020 encodes the following:
- a CDS encoding carbohydrate ABC transporter permease, whose protein sequence is MNRKKKMTLLQKRKMTGFLFILPWFVGFLVFYVRSILLAGQFAFSELNMDALNGGYSLTNVGWENFRYAFRVHGTFKQILTTSVLDMLVDVPLITFFSLFMAILLNKKFKGRTVVRAIFFLPIILNSGAITAAMELSAQMMQGGISSQAAEMLSSSASAGSTLALDIDFFIDMFMNLGIPVTLIDYIITAVARINDIIAASGVQIIIFIAALQSIPGSMYEVAKIEGATGYETFWKITFPMVMPHIITNVVYTIVDSFTESGVVDLAYKTAFNDFNYGLSSVFSLVSTIITCIILVTVCGLIQKRTFYYN
- a CDS encoding DUF5696 domain-containing protein yields the protein MKTLIKKQHHRPFSLMKKIVLCVLSTVLIVGIIYLIYYAIHYLAYDKYRDYLTSYDYETGEEYQPVKENKTDVPGMELVCENEFLKLYTDTATAAVAIYDKRNGEISYSNPPAAEEDSIANDANMNYLKSQFILNYYNPEVKSGTYDSYSMAVEKGQVTVESLKNGLRYIYRLGDFNSSKTGIIPIYITSEKLEEILGKLSEKDSVSLERYYIESSTTKDMLELNGVVKKNPKTIKKIQEWLDSIGWTNEEYEEQMELAGVETILPISFQIPLEYRLVEDGLKVSIPVSAIEEYGGGSIYRIQLLRYMAAANTTENGYMVVPNGSGSLIDFNNGKITAASYSQYVYDIDPLAANYTTTENSISAKLPLFGICREKSSVLVTIESGASLSLITAGISGVYNEYNYAYPTFVLRTADNLRMFGNTSQDVLVLEPELYDANLEVKYTFLTEEYKGYAGLAGYYREKLIAKGVLTPDTQTGDIPFYYDIISGVKETAHFLGKQYLHTFSMTTFDQAGKISEELAVQGINNQVMNLQGWFNGGYYHNTADKIKIPGKLGGKSELESLGETLKKHGGKLYADVALQQITYADKDFNYNAEASKYYGAGYVVALGQVNPTTLRSTSSLGYMETVYNLLSPRYLPRYVSKFVKEIKGYDIEGISLRDLGNIVYSDKKRTNIIDREEALKVVLGQLDLLKGTGKKLMTNSANDYSFAYSSDIINVPIEQNNFLLVDERIPLYEMILHGSISYSTELLNYEDKEGMKETVLKMIESGASPHYIFTWEESNKMKNTGLNRYYATTFGVWKTDAIAIYKQVNEPLSQVRGAVMQNHEILSNGVRKVTYDNGVIIYINYSDTAQLTDGYEVPAEGYRLEETK
- a CDS encoding YIP1 family protein, with product MGKYFSKDKWNYMFYTISHPMDGYYWIRHENRGSVPLAILMVILFSACFSANRLLASFVVSDVDPRSVDSYFEFLGVLAFYALICVSNWSVTCLMNGEGRMKDIAIAVGYSTVPMSTVLAAGTLISWFIADDEQPFYVLLLGAGIVFGILLMLIGIMQVHNYTLGKTLGTLFITFLAMLVIIFLLLLLSNLLGMVVTFIRSIYTEIIFRT